Part of the Candidatus Effluviviaceae Genus V sp. genome, CCGCGTAGTCATTCCGAACATCGACCCCGCTCACGCTGTCCCGCATCAGCTCCGCGACGGCCCCGGCCTGCCCGTACCCCACCTCGAGGACGATGGCGCCCCCTTCGGTAAGCAGGCCGGGACCATCCTGAGCGAGCACGCGAAGGCAGTCAAGGCCGTCCTCCCCTCCGTCGAGCGCGCTTCGAGGCTCGAAGTCCGCGACCTCCTCGGGGAGCCCGTCAAGCTCCGCCGTCGGGATGTAGGGCGGGTTCGAGACGATGAGAGAGAGCCGTCCGCCCAGTCCATCCCTCACGAGCGGCTCGAGCAGATCGCCCTCAAGAAACTCGACCCTCTCCCCGACGCCGGCACGCGCGGCGTTTCCGCGCGCCACTGTGAGGGCCGCGGTCGAGCTGTCGGTCGCCACGACGCGGGCCTCGGGGCACTTCTGCGCCAGCGTTACGGCGATGACGCCCGAGCCCGTACCGACGTCGGCCGCGTCCGGCCGCTCGACGGCCATCCCGGACAGGAGCTCGAGTGCGACCTCGGTCAGCGCCTCGGTCTCGGGCCGCGGGATGAGCACGTCGGGCGTCACGTCGAACTCGGACAGCATGAACGCGG contains:
- the prmC gene encoding peptide chain release factor N(5)-glutamine methyltransferase produces the protein MSDWTVQRLTEWSRDYLSEKGFENARLEVELLLADTLGVSRLELYLDFDRPLSGDELGRYKKRLKRRLNHEPVQYITGTAAFMLSEFDVTPDVLIPRPETEALTEVALELLSGMAVERPDAADVGTGSGVIAVTLAQKCPEARVVATDSSTAALTVARGNAARAGVGERVEFLEGDLLEPLVRDGLGGRLSLIVSNPPYIPTAELDGLPEEVADFEPRSALDGGEDGLDCLRVLAQDGPGLLTEGGAIVLEVGYGQAGAVAELMRDSVSGVDVRNDYAGRERIVVGTTR